The Triticum aestivum cultivar Chinese Spring chromosome 7B, IWGSC CS RefSeq v2.1, whole genome shotgun sequence genome window below encodes:
- the LOC123158387 gene encoding uncharacterized protein gives MSERAINCSRWAGWSDLPVDLLIGILPLLELPEALAFGAVYASWRSASTAAGSLPRTRRTPWLVSLAEEPLPVEDQQLPKYRGFWYPAATSELRNLQDAERTFRVTFPGGQAVALCGASHGWLIVANQISDLVLYDPFTAALLPLPPITGFTTCVEGVYRDGEGKTLVGYRYEWCTRDDVFDVHSLGGYFYDKVVLSGPPTTGPTVALAIHLDGKRLSFARVGDSSWQQISVIRTGTDSYADCVYHGGRFYAVTMEGKLESWDFGGGPDKPRKKTVIAEDNFHMFEDAVITRYLLSAPWGHLLQVLVFFDTRRENTARVEIDRLDLKSQTMVRLSSAEALQGHAAFVGQNSSPSILSTEEFPELRPDCIYFTTARLRNHSAYESNRNEWCGVSVYDLGRQTLEPAFPSGGGHYGTIYPSEVWFTPSVKSHFGL, from the coding sequence ATGTCGGAACGTGCCATCAATTGTTCACGATGGGCCGGCTGGTCGGACCTCCCCGTCGATCTCCTGATCGGCATCCTGCCCCTACTCGAGCTTCCCGAGGCTCTCGCCTTCGGTGCCGTCTACGCGTCCTGGCGCTCCGCCTCCACGGCGGCCGGCAGCCTCCCGCGTACTCGCCGCACGCCGTGGCTcgtgtccttggcggaggagccTCTTCCGGTAGAGGATCAACAGCTGCCCAAGTATCGTGGGTTCTGGTATCCTGCCGCCACCTCCGAGCTCCGCAACCTCCAGGACGCCGAGAGAACCTTCCGTGTCACCTTTCCCGGGGGCCAGGCCGTGGCCCTGTGCggcgcctcccacggctggctgatCGTGGCGAACCAGATCTCCGACCTCGTTCTCTACGACCCCTTCACGGCGGCGCTGCTTCCGCTCCCGCCGATCACCGGCTTCACGACGTGTGTCGAGGGGGTCTACAGGGACGGCGAAGGGAAGACCCTCGTGGGCTATCGTTACGAGTGGTGCACGAGGGACGATGTTTTCGATGTGCACTCCCTCGGAGGTTATTTCTACGACAAGGTTGTGTTGTCCGGTCCTCCAACCACTGGTCCCACCGTCGCCCTGGCCATCCACCTGGACGGCAAGCGACTCTCTTTTGCTAGGGTAGGAGACAGTTCATGGCAACAAATTTCGGTGATAAGGACAGGCACGGACAGTTACGCCGACTGTGTTTACCATGGGGGAAGGTTCTACGCGGTGACGATGGAAGGGAAACTAGAGTCTTGGGACTTCGGGGGCGGACCCGACAAACCGAGGAAGAAGACGGTCATCGCCGAGGACAACTTTCACATGTTCGAGGATGCAGTTATCACTAGGTACTTGCTTTCGGCTCCTTGGGGCCATCTCCTGCAGGTGCTTGTCTTCTTCGACACGCGCAGGGAAAACACAGCAAGGGTTGAGATAGATAGATTGGACCTTAAGAGTCAGACAATGGTAAGACTGAGCTCGGCGGAGGCTCTACAGGGACATGCCGCCTTCGTCGGACAGAATAGTTCCCCGAGCATTTTATCCACTGAAGAGTTCCCCGAGCTAAGACCGGACTGTATCTACTTCACAACTGCTCGTCTCAGAAACCACAGCGCTTACGAGAGCAACCGTAACGAGTGGTGCGGCGTGAGTGTCTACGACTTGGGAAGACAGACACTTGAGCCCGCTTTCCCATCAGGTGGCGGTCATTATGGAACCATCTATCCATCAGAAGTCTGGTTCACACCAAGTGTAAAGAGTCATTTTGGTTTGTAA